A stretch of DNA from Clostridium sp. JN-9:
TTCCAAATGTAAAAGTTGAAAGTTTTAGCGGGCTTCTTGTAAATTACATGAAAGAAAAAAATGCCAGCATAATAATTAAAGGTTTGCGTGCAGTTTCTGATTTTGAATATGAGTTTCAAATGTCACATATTAATAAAAAGTTAGATCATAATATTGAAACTGTTTTCATGATGACGGATGCAGAAACATTTTATTTAAGCTCTACAGCTGTAAAACAAGTTGCTATGTTTGGAGGATCCATTAAGGATTTTGTTCCTGATGAAATTGTCAGTGAGATATTAAATAAAATTCAAAAATAAGTGGGGGGATTATTTATGGATATAATTAAATTATTGGAATATCTCCAGGAAATAATTGAAACTTCAAGTAAAGTACCTATTACTGGTAAAGCAATGGTAGACAAAAAAGAAGTACTGGAGGTAATAGATAAGATAATTAATAATTTACCTGATGAATTTAAAAAGGCACAATGGGTTTATGAAGAAAAAGAAAGGATCTTAAGCGAAGCTGTTGCGCAATCAGATGAAATAAAAAATCAAAATATGGAATTACTTAAGAAACAAATAGAAAATCATGATATAACGAGAGAAGCCGAAGCCAAAGCACAGCAGATAATTTCTTCTGCCCAAAGAGATGCAAAGGCTATGAGACTTGGAGCAAGGGATTATGCTGATGAAGTGCTTTCTGAACTGGATAGAGAAATAAATTCAAGAGGAAATATACTCATTGGAAATATAAAAAAAGAAGCTGAGGATTTTTTCCAGCAGCTTGAATCGAAAATCACTAATTCCTCTGGGGAAATCAGAGAAAATATTAAGGAATTAAGAAATTATAATAAATGATTCCTTATAAAATATTTTATATTTTTTAATAATACTAAAACCAATGGAATAGCAGAAATAAAATAAATTATATAGTACTTATTAAATATGGGATTAGTTACTAAGGACACTGCAGGTACATTGCTGTTGTACAAATTTACTCTCATAATACTAAATAAAATTACGCTGATAATTGAACAAAATACTCCTTGAATAAATTTATTAAATACATATGTCTTAATTGAAACATTATATTTATATATGAAAGAGTTTACTTGAAAAATAATTGAAATTCCGCTGAATCCAATAAAAAATGATATTATTGAAATTTTAGTCAGCATATTCATATCTGACTGTGAGATTAATGAACATCCATTAGTAATTTCAACTACACCTAATAATAAACTTTTTATAATTGTGCTGTTAATGTTTGACAATGTTGAAATAATATTAACCAACAAATTTACAATACTGCTATTTTTAATTATCGATATTATTACAGAAAATAAGATAACAAAACCACCTATTGATAGGGTATTTGTTATAGAGGAATCTATACTACTTTTAATTACTGAACCAAAATCTTTAGTACCTGGCAGATAATTACCGGCATTGTAATTATCTATTTTTTTTTCTTTAGCTGCAGGTAAAACTAAACTCATTAAAATACAGGAAATAATATTTGAAAAAAAAAGTAAATACCCAATATTACTATTATTCAGCATGGATGTGCCTACTGAACCTATTATAAATAATGGACTTGCATTTGAAGCAATATTTAATAACCTCTTATATGTATTATAGGAGATTAGCTGTTTATTATATATTTCACTGGCATATTTACTGCCAAGAGGATAACCACACAATATACTAGTTATAATAACAAAACTGCATTGAATAGGTAATCTTAAAGGCTTGCACAAAAAAGCTCCAAAGTATCTGGCATATATTTTCACTCCATCATAGTTTATTAGTATATTACATATTATCAAAAATGGGAAAATAGAGGGAAATACTTTATAATAAAATAACCTGGCACCAGTCAATGTGCCTTCAATGCAAATATCAGGCTGAAAAATAAATTCAAATATTATCAGTGTTGAAAAAGCAACAATGATAATGCTTTTATTTTTTAATAATATAAAAATTAAAATTAATATAATTAAAATTGCCAGATATAAAATAAAATGCAACAATTTAATTCTCCTAAATAATAGTTTATACTAATATATTTTTTAAATCTGGTTTTAATTCATCAGTTTTTAATTATTACAGGGCTATTTAAATAATCGGCATTACTTACCACATGATTATTAAGTAAGCTATAAGCTTTAGTAGCAAATATATCTGCTCTCAATGTATCGTTAATTTTATTAGGTATTTTTGTTATTATAGGTATGCTGCTGTTTTTTTTCATTTCCCTTATTATTTCCCTTCCATTATTATTAAATCCTAATATTCTTGCATATGGGCATTGCATGGATCTAAGTTCTGAATAATTAAACCTGTCAAATAATAAAAAGTACTGACACAATAATCTACTGATTCTGCTATATGTATAGCGCTTGGTTTTAACCATTTCTATTAAACTATTGAGGCTGCTGCTTTTATCAATAAATTTATAAATTCTATTATCTAATCCCTCAGATGCATCAGGAAGTTTATTAAGTGTTTTATCACCTGAGTAAAATCTATATTTTATAAAATCCAGCATTTCATCTCCTGTGAGCAAAGAGTAATTTTTATTATTTAAATATGAAAGAATATTAAAGGAATTTAAGGGTATGTAATTCCTGACATCTTCTATATTTTTGTTATCTTTAAAAAATTCTCTTATGGCAGTAGCTGATGCAAATTTACTATTCAATCTTTTATCATTGTAATTTGAACCTAACCGTTTTATTGGGGAAGCAGTTATTCTGCTATTGAGCTTTATAAGACTTTTATAATATTCTATGGCAAGAATATTATTGGGAAGACTTATAATAGAAGTAATGTCATGCTTATCACAATGTGTTTTATAATATTTTTCCATAGCCATTGTCCTGGCCTTTGGGAATGAATTGCCTAAAGCTAAGTAATTAGTCAAAAGAACTTTATATTCCTGCGGCTCATCATTAAAAATCCTGGCAATTTGAAATAATGCTTCTGAATCTTCTGTTTCACACCCAAAGCATATATTTTCTATAACACCTATACTATTCAATAAAGATACAGCTCCAAATGAAAAAAATTCTGCTGAAGATACGCTGTATATTACAGGCAGTTCAATAACCAAATCAACACCATTTAGCAATGCCATTTCTGCCCGTGTCCATTTATCAACTATAGCAGGGAGACCCCTTTGAACAAAATTACCGCTCATTACTGCAACTATGCCGTCACAATTTGTCTGTTCTATAGATTTTTTAATATGATATTCATGTCCATTATGAAACGGATTGTATTCAGCTACTATACCAGTTAACTTCAAAATATCTCCTCCAATTATTTTCTATTAATTAAGTATGAATTTACTAATATGGGTATAATTAAAAAGTATCAGTAAATTTATTACCAGTCAACAATTTATATGAATAAGTTAGCATTTTTAAGTTAATTACAATTAAATTAATCATAATATGAAAAATTAAAGTATTTTTTCT
This window harbors:
- a CDS encoding ATPase; its protein translation is MDIIKLLEYLQEIIETSSKVPITGKAMVDKKEVLEVIDKIINNLPDEFKKAQWVYEEKERILSEAVAQSDEIKNQNMELLKKQIENHDITREAEAKAQQIISSAQRDAKAMRLGARDYADEVLSELDREINSRGNILIGNIKKEAEDFFQQLESKITNSSGEIRENIKELRNYNK
- the ylbJ gene encoding sporulation integral membrane protein YlbJ, whose product is MLHFILYLAILIILILIFILLKNKSIIIVAFSTLIIFEFIFQPDICIEGTLTGARLFYYKVFPSIFPFLIICNILINYDGVKIYARYFGAFLCKPLRLPIQCSFVIITSILCGYPLGSKYASEIYNKQLISYNTYKRLLNIASNASPLFIIGSVGTSMLNNSNIGYLLFFSNIISCILMSLVLPAAKEKKIDNYNAGNYLPGTKDFGSVIKSSIDSSITNTLSIGGFVILFSVIISIIKNSSIVNLLVNIISTLSNINSTIIKSLLLGVVEITNGCSLISQSDMNMLTKISIISFFIGFSGISIIFQVNSFIYKYNVSIKTYVFNKFIQGVFCSIISVILFSIMRVNLYNSNVPAVSLVTNPIFNKYYIIYFISAIPLVLVLLKNIKYFIRNHLL
- a CDS encoding nucleotidyltransferase; protein product: MKLTGIVAEYNPFHNGHEYHIKKSIEQTNCDGIVAVMSGNFVQRGLPAIVDKWTRAEMALLNGVDLVIELPVIYSVSSAEFFSFGAVSLLNSIGVIENICFGCETEDSEALFQIARIFNDEPQEYKVLLTNYLALGNSFPKARTMAMEKYYKTHCDKHDITSIISLPNNILAIEYYKSLIKLNSRITASPIKRLGSNYNDKRLNSKFASATAIREFFKDNKNIEDVRNYIPLNSFNILSYLNNKNYSLLTGDEMLDFIKYRFYSGDKTLNKLPDASEGLDNRIYKFIDKSSSLNSLIEMVKTKRYTYSRISRLLCQYFLLFDRFNYSELRSMQCPYARILGFNNNGREIIREMKKNSSIPIITKIPNKINDTLRADIFATKAYSLLNNHVVSNADYLNSPVIIKN
- the coaD gene encoding pantetheine-phosphate adenylyltransferase, which codes for MKTAVYPGSFDPITKGHLDIIRRASRIFDEVIVSVLINPNKVGLFNIDERVRLIKKVTKDIPNVKVESFSGLLVNYMKEKNASIIIKGLRAVSDFEYEFQMSHINKKLDHNIETVFMMTDAETFYLSSTAVKQVAMFGGSIKDFVPDEIVSEILNKIQK